Proteins encoded in a region of the Coregonus clupeaformis isolate EN_2021a chromosome 9, ASM2061545v1, whole genome shotgun sequence genome:
- the LOC121574363 gene encoding LOW QUALITY PROTEIN: myotubularin-related protein 8-like (The sequence of the model RefSeq protein was modified relative to this genomic sequence to represent the inferred CDS: substituted 1 base at 1 genomic stop codon): protein MEHISTPKVEEVKLLERYTAKKPVTGTLYLTATHIIFVETSCNTCKETWILHHLIATVEKLPLTATGCPLHISCKNFHVAHFIIPSERDCQNVYQSLLRLSQPGKVEDLYAFLYNPKQDEDERRHGWGFIDSAMDFKRMGLPNEFWEMTDLNKNYKLCNTYHSELGIPKTASKGTVLGSAKFRSRGRIPTLSYFHKQSNAAICRCSQPLSGLSARCVEDEEMLQAISRANPKSTFMYVVDTRPKLNAMANRAAGKGYENEDNYSNIRFQFVGIENIHVMRNSLQKLLEVCAMKSPTMSDYLTGLDNSGWLRHIKAVMDAGVFLAKAVAEEKASVLVHCSDGWDRTAQVCSLASILLDPFYRTIKGLMILIEKEWICMGHKFTQRCGHVDGDPKEVSPVFTQFIECLWNLMEQYPCGFEYNEKYLLEIHNHVYSCQFGNFIGNCQREREEMXLKERTFSVWPFLWENWPQYRNPLYKRSLGSDILRPSTLPLNFKFWCGMYNHFDKGMQPKQSILDHLLTITQKKAEGERKMTDLQRQLAVMDGVLADQGSPKGTSPEQISLSPVSVGHTTEDAKPLMNDAAAVEAGIELAPTAGSEQVKPAATANGVTATKVGVVAIETPNVKEE, encoded by the exons ATGGAGCACATTTCAACGCCAAAG GTGGAAGAAGTGAAATTGTTAGAGCGATACACTGCAAAGAAGCCAGTCACTGGCACTCTCTATCTCACAGCAACCCATATCATCTTTGTGGAGACATCCTGTAACACTTGCAAGGAAACCTGG ATTTTACACCACCTCATAGCTACAGTAGAGAAACTCCCTCTTACAGCCACAGGATGCCCGCTTCACATTTCCTGCAAGAATTTCCATGTGGCTCACTTTATCATTCCCAGCGAGAGGGACTGCCAAAATGTGTATCAGTCCCTGCTCAGACTCTCCCAACCAG GGAAAGTGGAAGATTTGTATGCTTTTCTTTACAACCCAAAACAAGATGAAGATGAGAGAAGACATGGTTGGGGCTTTATTGACTCAGCCATGGATTTCAAAAGAATGGGATTGCCCAACGAGTTTTGGGAAATGACAGACCTCAACAAGAACTATAAG CTTTGCAACACATATCACTCAGAACTGGGCATTCCTAAAACTGCAAGCAAGGGCACAGTCTTGGGGAGTGCCAAATTCAGGAGCAGGGGGCGCATTCCTACTCTCTCCTACTTCCACAAGCAAAGTAAT GCTGCCATTTGCCGTTGTAGCCAGCCCCTGTCCGGGTTAAGTGCTCGATGTGTAGAAGATGAGGAGATGCTACAGGCAATCAGCCGGGCTAATCCCAAAAGCACCTTCATGTATGTGGTGGATACCAGACCTAAG TTGAATGCCATGGCCAATAGAGCAGCAGGGAAGGGATACGAGAATGAGGACAACTACTCAAACATCCGCTTTCAGTTTGTGGGCATCGAGAATATCCATGTCATGAGAAACAGTCTGCAAAAGCTTCTAGAAG tgtgtgctaTGAAGTCTCCAACAATGAGTGACTACTTGACGGGACTGGATAATTCTGGTTGGCTGCGTCACATCAAGGCTGTGATGGATGCTGGAGTGTTTCTGGCTAAG GCTGTGGCTGAGGAGAAGGCTAGTGTGCTTGTGCACTGCTCAGATGGCTGGGATCGCACAGCCCAGGTGTGCTCTCTGGCCAGCATCCTCTTGGACCCCTTCTATCGGACCATCAAGGGACTCATG ATTTTGATAGAAAAAGAATGGATATGTATGGGTCATAAATTCACGCAAAG GTGTGGGCATGTGGATGGGGATCCCAAGGAGGTGTCCCCTGTATTCACCCAGTTCATTGAATGTCTTTGGAATCTCATGGAGCAGTACCCCTGTGGCTTTGAGTACAACGAGAAGTACCTTTTGGAAATCCACAACCATGTTTACTCCTGCCAGTTTGGAAACTTCATTGGCAACTGccaaagagagcgagaggagatgTG ACTTAAGGAGAGGACCTTCTCCGTTTGGCCATTTCTCTGGGAGAACTGGCCTCAGTACAGAAATCCTCTGTACAAGCGCTCATTAGGGAGTGACATTCTGAGGCCAAGCACATTACCATTGAATTTCAA GTTTTGGTGTGGCATGTATAATCATTTTGACAAGGGCATGCAGCCAAAGCAATCCATTCTGGATCACCTGCTAACCATAACACAGAAAAAGGCAGAGGGTGAGAGGAAAATGACAGATCTCCAGAGA CAGTTGGCAGTCATGGATGGGGTTCTAGCAGATCAGGGCAGTCCAAAAGGTACATCACCTGAACAAATCTCGTTGTCTCCTGTATCGGTTGGCCACACAACCGAAGATGCTAAACCACTGATGAATGATGCTGCTGCAGTAGAGGCTGGAATAGAGTTGGCGCCTACTGCAGGGAGCGAGCAGGTGAAACCAGCAGCCACAGCAAATGGAGTTACTGCCACAAAGGTTGGAGTTGTTGCCATAGAGACTCCAAATGTCAAAGAGGAGTGA
- the shisa2a gene encoding shisa family member 2a — MHGHIVASSGEYCHGWSDSYKIWHKGFQCPEQYDAQDAKYCCGTCALRYCCTAAEARLDQSSCDLEEFLEFENDNTINMTPTVPTYLPFVIVVSTFLSFVLLGTVVSICCCQCLKPKAQDRQNASAPFQTSLLESGGPSPESMTPSRQSSSSSTGRSTLAPPRQPTTSTLGTEVNVNMYVAPLNNGYPVSSTQSNQYVPHPQPPGPFYQPYLNYGMPPEHTMLIAPFLDNRSMYGHQLVHSIPQAPMHTEQLYTGVTI, encoded by the exons ATGCACGGACATATTGTGGCCAGCTCAGGAGAGTATTGCCATGGCTGGTCCGACTCTTACAAGATCTGGCACAAGGGCTTCCAGTGTCCAGAGCAGTATGATGCCCAGGACGCAAAATACTGCTGTGGGACCTGTGCGCTCCGCTACTGTTGCACGGCTGCGGAGGCGAGGCTGGATCAGAGCTCCTGTGACCTAGAAGAATTTTTAGAATTCGAAAACGATAACACAATCAACATGACACCAACAG TACCCACCTACTTGCCATTTGTGATAGTTGTGAGCACATTTCTGTCCTTTGTGCTACTTGGCACCGTTGTGTCCATATGTTGCTGCCAGTGCCTAAAGCCAAAGGCACAGGATCGTCAAAATGCATCAGCCCCCTTCCAGACCAGCCTGTTGGAATCTGGAGGGCCATCCCCAGAGAGCATGACTCCATCTCGCCAGTCTAGTTCCAGCTCAACCGGAAGATCAACCTTGGCACCCCCAAGACAACCAACCACCTCCACTCTTGGCACTGAGGTCAATGTAAACATGTATGTTGCACCTTTGAATAATGGATACCCTGTTTCAAGCACACAGTCTAACCAGTATGTGCCTCACCCGCAGCCCCCTGGTCCATTCTATCAGCCATATCTAAACTATGGGATGCCCCCAGAGCACACTATGCTAATTGCTCCATTCTTAGATAACCGCTCAATGTACGGACACCAACTGGTCCATTCCATTCCTCAGGCTCCGATGCACACAGAACAGTTGTACACAGGTGTCACAATATGA
- the zc3h12b gene encoding probable ribonuclease ZC3H12B, with protein sequence MVLELAVPANAGPLLHRSIQHIERIFRVRVSYGSAESNCDSTHVSTSNIIIVRVAEGEEDDCTKAKDYIVSLISPAHRKRERLTLALHKQLAALKSAIEYDSQAVVEVREHVVDISGGERNVMTAWSTVEKIKMEKHPCREEAPELTEAQQPSGESEEGSSSESESEQQHQLQVNSGSCKRKEPFSATKPHRQLCRSPCLDRPSFSQSSTLPELRPDDTKAAAVLKHASDKEYQTKMEFALKLGYSGEQVETVLNKLGAAALINDILAELVRLGNKGEPEVQASINTGTFISRGGPCVKEAVSPEVSLEDDSVDPYDNLRPIVIDGSNVAMSHGNKEVFSCLGIQLAVDWFVEKGHKDITVFVPAWRKEQSRPDAPISDQDILRKLEKEKILVFTPSRRVQGRRVVCYDDRFIVKLACDSDGIIVSNDNYRDLQNEKPEWKKFIEERLLMYSFVNDKFMPPDDPLGRHGPSLENFLRKRPVVPEHKKQPCPYGKKCTYGHKCKYYHPERANQPQRSVADELRAFAKLSAVKTMSEGALAKCGTGPTTAKGDSGSEAKRVAPKRQSDPSIRSAACEPEERLSAVRKPEANSVPSLVSALSVPTMQPAKSHAAGALNTRSASSPVPGSLQFTHSSLEHMSSVQYPHPPILVTNSHGASVTYSEQFPKYDSVSTDHGYYSMLSDFSNMSMSSMHNVDSFCSMEHEHGIYQRNPSQHCPEPCLSHSNSDSFSSYGELYMSSVDSSLDESMKGQQSPAQNRLQAFSHGGFHHEALTRVQSYGPEEPKQGPSGKQSISHLAPHVQHPVVGARSSCPGDYPLPQNVLPSQSSQPGRSLGMTRMDSISDSRLYESNPMRQRRPPLCREQHASWDPLPCGSESYGYHSYPLSNSLMQPCCERVMVRSMPDKMEQIWRSPWENPPQAEHQERHVIPEHQYQTYRNLCNIFPAFVVHSVMEKNPHLMDPQQLAAVIVTKLRSCH encoded by the exons ATGGTTTTGGAGCTGGCAGTGCCCGCAAATGCAGGCCCATTGCTTCACCGCTCCATCCAGCACATTGAGCGTATTTTCCGGGTGAGGGTCAGCTACGGATCCGCTGAGTCAAACTGCGACAGCACACATGTCAGCACCAGCAATATAATCATAGTTCGTGTCGCAGAGGGCGAGGAAGATGACTGCACCAAGGCAAAA GATTACATAGTGTCCTTAATTTCACCAGctcacagaaagagagagcgtcTAACGTTGGCTTTACACAAACAGCTGGCTGCGCTGAAGTCAGCCATCGAGTATGATTCTCAGGCTGTGGTGGAGGTGAGGGAGCATGTGGTGGACATCTCAGGTGGTGAGAGGAACGTGATGACGGCATGGTCGACGGTGGAGAAGATCAAAATGGAGAAACACCCATGCAGGGAAGAGGCCCCTGAGCTGACTGAGGCCCAGCAGCCCAGTGGGGAGTCAGAGGAGGGAAGCAGCTCAGAGAGCGAGTCAGAGCAGCAGCATCAGCTGCAGGTGAACAGCGGCAGCTGTAAGAGGAAAGAGCCCTTCAGTGCCACCAAGCCTCACCGGCAGCTCTGTCGCTCTCCATGCCTGGACCGGCCCAGCTTCTCCCAGAGCAGCACTCTACCAGAGCTCCGCCCTGACGACACCAAGGCCGCCGCAGTGCTCAAACATGCCAGCGACAAGGAGTACCAAACCAAGATGGAGTTTGCCTTGAAGCTGGGATACTCAGGTGAACAGGTGGAGACAGTGCTGAACAAGTTAGGGGCTGCTGCCCTTATCAATGACATTCTGGCTGAGCTTGTAAGGCTTGGTAATAAAGGAGAACCGGAAGTTCAAGCCAGCATTAACACCGGCACGTTCATCTCCCGTGGAGGCCCCTGTGTCAAAGAGGCTGTCAGTCCGGAGGTGTCACTGGAAGATGATTCCGTGGATCCTTATGATAATCTCAGGCCCATCGTCATTGATGGATCGAATGTGGCGATGAG CCATGGAAACAAAGAGGTTTTCTCTTGCCTTGGTATCCAATTGGCTGTTGATTGGTTTGTGGAGAAAGGACACAAAGACATCACAGTGTTTGTTCCTGCCTGGAGGAAAGAGCAGTCGAGGCCTGATGCCCCCATTTCAG ACCAAGACATTTTGCGGAAGCTAGAGAAAGAAAAGATCCTAGTGTTCACCCCATCTAGAAGAGTCCAGGGAAGGAGAGTGGTGTGCTACGATGATCGCTTCATAGTGAAGCTGGCCTGTGACTCTGATGGCATTATTGTGTCAAATGACAACTACAGGGACTTACAGAACGAGAAGCCGGAGTGGAAGAAGTTCATAGAGGAGCGGCTGCTGATGTACTCGTTTGTCAATGATAA ATTCATGCCACCTGATGATCCTTTAGGAAGACATGGTCCAAGTTTAGAGAATTTCCTCCGCAAGCGTCCTGTTGTTCCAGAGCATAAAAAGCAACCCTGTCCATATG GGAAAAAATGCACTTATGGACATAAGTGCAAGTACTATCACCCAGAGCGTGCAAACCAGCCCCAGCGGTCAGTGGCTGATGAACTGAGGGCGTTTGCCAAGTTGTCTGCTGTGAAGACAATGAGTGAGGGGGCCCTGGCCAAGTGTGGCACTGGACCCACCACAGCTAAGGGGGACAGTGGCTCTGAGGCTAAACGTGTGGCCCCTAAGCGCCAGTCTGATCCCAGCATCCGCTCAGCGGCCTGCGAGCCAGAGGAGAGACTGTCTGCTGTCCGTAAGCCTGAGGCAAATTCTGTGCCTTCCCTCGTGTCTGCCCTCAGCGTGCCCACCATGCAGCCTGCCAAGAGCCACGCGGCTGGTGCCTTGAACACGCGATCAGCCAGCAGCCCAGTGCCCGGCTCCCTCCAGTTCACCCACAGCTCCCTGGAGCACATGTCTAGTGTACAGTACCCACACCCACCCATCCTAGTCACCAACAGCCATGGTGCTTCTGTCACTTACAGTGAACAGTTTCCTAAGTACGATTCTGTGAGCACAGACCACGGATACTACTCTATGCTTAGTGATTTTTCTAACATGAGCATGAGCAGCATGCACAATGTGGACAGCTTCTGTAGCATGGAGCATGAGCACGGGATTTATCAGAGAAATCCCAGCCAGCATTGCCCTGAGCCCTGCCTCAGCCACTCTAACAGTGACTCCTTCTCCTCTTATGGGGAATTATACATGAGCTCAGTGGACAGTAGCCTGGATGAGAGCATGAAGGGGCAGCAGTCTCCTGCACAGAACAGACTCCAGGCCTTCTCCCATGGGGGGTTCCACCACGAAGCACTGACCCGGGTGCAGAGCTATGGCCCTGAGGAGCCTAAGCAGGGTCCAAGTGGGAAGCAGTCCATATCCCACCTGGCACCGCATGTCCAGCACCCTGTTGTTGGGGCCAGGTCCAGCTGCCCAGGGGACTACCCCTTACCTCAGAATGTCCTCCCGTCACAGTCCTCGCAGCCGGGACGCTCCCTGGGCATGACACGCATGGACAGCATCTCAGACTCCAGGCTGTACGAGAGTAACCCTATGAGGCAGCGGAGACCCCCACTGTGCCGCGAACAGCACGCCAGCTGGGACCCGCTGCCCTGCGGCAGTGAATCCTATGGATACCACTCGTACCCCCTGAGTAACAGCCTGATGCAGCCATGTTGTGAGCGGGTGATGGTCCGCAGCATGCCTGACAAGATGGAGCAGATCTGGAGGTCTCCGTGGGAGAACCCGCCTCAAGCTGAGCACCAGGAGCGCCATGTCATCCCAGAGCACCAGTACCAAACATACCGCAACCTCTGCAACATCTTCCCCGCTTTCGTGGTGCACTCTGTCATGGAGAAAAACCCTCATCTAATGGACCCACAACAACTCGCTGCCGTCATTGTCACGAAGCTGAGGTCTTGCCATTAA